A single Mytilus trossulus isolate FHL-02 chromosome 12, PNRI_Mtr1.1.1.hap1, whole genome shotgun sequence DNA region contains:
- the LOC134692959 gene encoding alpha-1,3-mannosyl-glycoprotein 4-beta-N-acetylglucosaminyltransferase B-like, with amino-acid sequence MMRARPRSILITVGLVLCTVFWLALFSKEDRNYDHVLQVRVAELQDKLEMSDTLNRERQDNLNNLRNQFNYFLQMVSPNSTVNRSQSDYMSSEPQELFRGHLHNITEENQSGTSLHLPSIFTYLPHLTGHPESLKPDYHLSKNKFGASIVIGIPTIKREKISYLSNTLKSLVNGLTAQEKRDCLIIVFIAEPYNNDYVESVGREVQTSFPKQVESGLIEVISPSEDFYPNLNDIPLTYGDTKERVKWRTKQNLDFSFIMLYARTRGIYYVQLEDDVLAKPGYFTIMKTFVEQQSQKDWVLLECSSLGFIGNMFKSSKLPIVVEFFLMFFKDKPIDWLLDYLLAVKVCNPKKDSKHCNRMKQEVRVRFKPSLFQHVGMQSSLKGKVQKLKDRHFGKHMLFRVHVNPPAELWTSLTTYRKFTVQKAYIGQDIFWALSPNQDDYIEVILKPPVVLDEILFRSGKADHREDKFYNTSLQVIPLNYHDPIKNRAKKTKDGYFDLAEFDKEGIVHVRLESNVGKLSKIRIKVHKSSENWVIISEIHLKQRTQKQS; translated from the coding sequence atGATGAGGGCAAGACCTAGGAGTATACTAATTACAGTTGGTCTAGTGTTGTGCACAGTGTTTTGGCTAGCATTGTTTTCTAAGGAAGACAGGAACTATGATCATGTACTTCAGGTCAGAGTTGCTGAACTACAAGACAAGTTGGAGATGTCAGATACATTAAACAGAGAAAGACAAGATAATCTAAATAACCTAAGAAATCAGTTCAATTACTTTCTACAAATGGTCTCACCGAATTCTACTGTTAACAGATCTCAATCTGACTATATGTCTTCTGAGCCCCAGGAACTTTTCAGAGGTCATTTACATAATATAACAGAAGAGAACCAGTCAGGAACCAGTTTACATCTACCAAGTATCTTTACATACCTTCCACATCTTACTGGGCATCCAGAAAGTCTGAAACCAGACTATCATctgtcaaaaaataaatttggagCTTCCATTGTTATTGGCATACCAAcaatcaaaagagaaaaaatcaGTTATCTCAGTAATACACTGAAGTCTTTAGTTAATGGTCTGACTGCACAGGAGAAAAGGGATTGTCTTATTATTGTATTCATAGCAGAGCCATACAACAATGACTATGTGGAATCAGTTGGGAGGGAAGTACAAACCAGTTTTCCGAAGCAAGTTGAGTCAGGATTAATTGAAGTTATATCTCCATCAGAAGACTTTTATCCTAATCTAAATGATATACCATTAACTTATGGTGACACAAAGGAGAGGGTAAAATGGAGGACAAAACAAAACCTGGATTTTTCCTTTATTATGCTGTATGCCAGAACAAGAGGGATTTATTATGTTCAGTTAGAAGATGATGTACTGGCCAAGCCTGGTTACTTTACCATTATGAAAACATTTGTTGAACAGCAGTCACAGAAAGACTGGGTTCTGCTGGAGTGTTCATCACTTGGATTTATTGGAAACATGTTTAAATCTTCCAAACTACCAATTGTAGTAGAATTTTTCCTGatgttttttaaagataaacctATAGACTGGTTGTTGGATTATTTATTAGCTGTTAAAGTGTGTAACCCAAAGAAGGATTCAAAACACTGTAATCGTATGAAGCAGGAAGTTAGAGTTCGATTCAAACCTTCGTTGTTTCAACATGTTGGTATGCAGTCATCTCTGAAAGGGAAAGTACAGAAGTTAAAGGATAGACATTTTGGAAAACATATGTTATTTCGTGTGCATGTGAATCCTCCAGCTGAATTATGGACTTCCTTGACAACTTACCGCAAATTTACTGTACAGAAAGCTTATATAGGACAAGACATTTTCTGGGCATTATCTCCTAACCAAGATGATTACATAGAAGTAATACTCAAACCACCAGTTGTTTTAGATGAGATTTTGTTTCGTAGTGGGAAAGCTGATCACAGAGAAGACAAGTTCTACAACACATCATTACAAGTTATTCCTCTTAATTATCATGATCCTATTAAAAACAGGGCAAAGAAAACCAAAGATGGATACTTTGATCTAGCAGAATTTGATAAGGAAGGGATTGTACATGTTAGATTAGAAAGTAATGTTGGAAAACtgtcaaaaataagaattaaagTGCATAAGTCAAGCGAAAACTGGGTTATAATTAGTGAGATTCATCTTAAACAGAGAACACAAAAACAAAGCTAG